The Kitasatospora paranensis genome has a window encoding:
- a CDS encoding acylphosphatase: MHDHDSSRPVRVTAWVRGRVQQVGFRWWTRARALEIGGLTGYTSNLGDGRVQVVAEGLRAECEQLLVALRGPDTPGQVSGVTEIWSATGEGYPDFVIR; encoded by the coding sequence ATGCACGATCACGACAGCAGCCGGCCCGTCCGGGTCACCGCCTGGGTGCGGGGACGGGTCCAGCAGGTCGGCTTCCGGTGGTGGACCAGAGCCCGCGCCCTGGAGATCGGCGGGCTCACCGGCTACACCAGCAACCTCGGCGACGGCCGGGTGCAGGTGGTCGCCGAAGGGCTCCGCGCGGAGTGCGAGCAACTGCTCGTCGCACTCCGCGGCCCGGACACTCCGGGCCAGGTCAGCGGGGTGACCGAGATCTGGAGCGCGACCGGCGAGGGCTACCCGGACTTCGTGATCCGCTAG
- the ftsY gene encoding signal recognition particle-docking protein FtsY, which produces MEYVILAVVIAVVAVGAIAGLVVTGRRRKPLPPKPEAPVITPPREPQVGEESAPPVEAPDQTIEEVQLPTAEEAGPAPAEAEAPPAVEVPEPTAGRLVRLRSRLSRSQNTLGKGLLTLLSRDRLDEDTWEEVEDTLLTADVGVAPTQELVERLRTRVKVLGTRTPAELRTLLHEELVALIGPESDRTVRSTRDGDGPAVVLVVGVNGVGKTTTTGKLARVLVADGRRVVLGAADTFRAAAADQLQTWGERVGAHTVRGPEGGDPASVAFDAVKEGIAEGVDTVLVDTAGRLHTKTGLMDELGKVKRVVEKHGPVDEVLLVLDATTGQNGLVQARVFAEVVDITGIVLTKLDGTAKGGIVIAVQRELGVPVKLVGLGEGADDLAPFEPAAFVDALIGD; this is translated from the coding sequence ATGGAATACGTGATCCTTGCCGTAGTCATCGCCGTGGTCGCCGTCGGCGCGATCGCGGGACTCGTCGTCACCGGCAGACGACGCAAGCCGCTGCCTCCCAAGCCCGAGGCACCCGTCATCACGCCGCCGCGCGAGCCGCAGGTCGGCGAGGAGTCCGCCCCGCCCGTCGAGGCGCCCGACCAGACGATCGAGGAGGTGCAGCTCCCGACCGCCGAGGAGGCGGGCCCGGCCCCGGCCGAGGCCGAGGCCCCGCCGGCGGTCGAGGTCCCCGAACCGACCGCGGGCCGGCTCGTCCGGCTGCGCTCCCGGCTCTCCCGGTCGCAGAACACCCTGGGCAAGGGCCTGCTCACGCTGCTCTCCCGGGACCGTCTCGACGAGGACACCTGGGAGGAGGTCGAGGACACCCTGCTCACCGCCGACGTCGGCGTGGCACCCACCCAGGAGCTGGTCGAGCGGCTGCGCACCCGGGTCAAGGTGCTCGGGACCCGCACCCCGGCGGAGCTCCGCACGCTGCTCCACGAGGAGCTCGTGGCGCTGATCGGCCCGGAGAGCGACCGCACCGTGCGCTCCACCCGGGACGGCGACGGCCCGGCCGTGGTGCTGGTGGTCGGCGTGAACGGCGTCGGCAAGACCACCACCACCGGCAAGCTGGCCCGGGTGCTGGTCGCCGACGGCCGCCGGGTGGTGCTCGGCGCCGCCGACACCTTCCGTGCCGCCGCCGCCGACCAGCTGCAGACCTGGGGCGAGCGGGTCGGCGCGCACACCGTGCGCGGCCCCGAGGGCGGCGACCCGGCCTCGGTGGCGTTCGACGCGGTCAAGGAGGGCATCGCGGAGGGCGTCGACACCGTGCTGGTCGACACCGCCGGCCGGCTGCACACCAAGACCGGTCTGATGGACGAGCTGGGCAAGGTCAAGCGGGTCGTGGAGAAGCACGGCCCGGTCGACGAGGTGCTGCTGGTGCTGGACGCCACCACCGGTCAGAACGGCCTCGTCCAGGCCCGGGTGTTCGCCGAGGTCGTGGACATCACCGGGATCGTGCTGACCAAGCTGGACGGCACCGCCAAGGGCGGCATCGTCATCGCCGTCCAGCGCGAACTGGGCGTGCCGGTCAAGCTGGTGGGTCTCGGCGAGGGTGCCGACGATCTGGCGCCCTTCGAGCCGGCCGCCTTCGTGGACGCGCTGATCGGCGACTGA
- a CDS encoding bifunctional DNA primase/polymerase yields the protein MDNLFGELRLRHLRLAPRGIRHHRATALQAAAEYTTRLGWTVAAGTAPGAGVPGRCDCAAAHCAAPGLHGGAGPRSSAGLAGPELRRMWADDAPVLLPAGLHFDVLDVPAQPGLQALVRLERMGTQVGPVLAAPTGRLLFFVAPGTARRLPDLLYRTGWDDASLDLVCHGTGAYVAAPPTVLGGLGPMRWLRRPTRESAACPPEARLLLGTLAYACHRGRARSTEPAWLAS from the coding sequence ATGGACAATCTGTTCGGCGAACTCCGGCTCCGGCACCTGCGTCTGGCGCCGCGCGGCATCCGGCACCACCGCGCCACCGCCCTGCAGGCGGCCGCCGAGTACACCACCCGGCTGGGCTGGACGGTCGCCGCCGGCACCGCGCCCGGGGCCGGTGTCCCCGGCAGGTGCGACTGCGCCGCCGCGCACTGCGCCGCGCCCGGCCTGCACGGCGGGGCCGGGCCGCGGTCCTCGGCCGGCCTCGCCGGCCCCGAGCTGCGCCGGATGTGGGCCGACGACGCCCCCGTCCTGCTGCCCGCCGGGCTGCACTTCGACGTCCTCGACGTGCCCGCCCAACCCGGCCTGCAGGCCCTCGTCCGGCTGGAGCGGATGGGCACCCAGGTCGGGCCGGTGCTGGCCGCACCGACGGGCCGGCTGCTGTTCTTCGTCGCCCCCGGCACCGCCCGCCGGCTGCCCGACCTGCTGTACCGGACGGGTTGGGACGACGCCTCGCTCGACCTGGTCTGCCACGGCACCGGGGCGTACGTCGCGGCGCCGCCCACCGTGCTCGGCGGGCTCGGCCCGATGCGCTGGCTGCGCCGCCCGACCCGGGAGAGCGCGGCCTGCCCGCCGGAGGCACGACTGCTGCTCGGCACCCTCGCGTACGCCTGCCACCGCGGCCGTGCCCGCAGCACCGAGCCGGCCTGGCTGGCCAGCTGA
- a CDS encoding P-II family nitrogen regulator, translating into MKLITAVIKPHRLDDVKDALQAFGVHGLTVTEASGYGRQRGHTEVYRGAEYTVDLVPKVRIEILVEDDDAEQLIDVVVKAARTGKIGDGKVWSVPVDTAVRVRTGERGPDAL; encoded by the coding sequence ATGAAGCTCATCACCGCAGTCATCAAGCCGCACCGGCTGGACGACGTGAAGGACGCCCTGCAGGCCTTCGGCGTCCACGGTCTCACCGTCACCGAGGCCAGTGGCTACGGCCGGCAGCGCGGCCACACCGAGGTCTACCGGGGCGCGGAGTACACCGTCGACCTGGTGCCGAAGGTCCGCATCGAGATCCTGGTCGAGGACGACGACGCCGAGCAGTTGATCGACGTCGTGGTCAAGGCCGCCCGCACCGGCAAGATCGGTGACGGCAAGGTCTGGTCCGTCCCGGTCGACACGGCGGTGCGGGTCCGCACCGGCGAGCGCGGCCCCGACGCGCTCTAG
- a CDS encoding GNAT family N-acetyltransferase, producing MRRSADHIGRWNPVEPDGLTELLERQGQGLRTFLIEDTASGGLVGKCNVANIVMGRFCNAALGYDSYLPFAGTGRMTEGMQLVVDRCFAPVERGGLGLHRLEINVQPDNVRSIALARRLGFRHEGFTPRMLFLSGAWRDHERFALTAEEWAPPGP from the coding sequence GTGCGGCGGTCCGCCGACCACATCGGCCGCTGGAACCCGGTCGAGCCGGACGGCCTGACCGAACTCCTGGAGCGTCAGGGGCAGGGCCTGCGCACCTTCCTGATCGAGGACACCGCCAGCGGCGGGCTGGTCGGCAAGTGCAACGTCGCCAACATCGTGATGGGGCGCTTCTGCAACGCCGCGCTCGGCTACGACTCCTATCTCCCGTTCGCCGGCACCGGCCGGATGACCGAGGGGATGCAGCTGGTCGTCGACCGCTGCTTCGCGCCGGTCGAACGCGGCGGCCTCGGCCTGCACCGGCTGGAGATCAACGTCCAGCCGGACAACGTCCGCTCGATCGCGCTCGCCCGGCGGCTCGGCTTCCGCCACGAGGGCTTCACCCCGCGGATGCTCTTCCTGTCCGGGGCCTGGCGGGACCACGAGCGGTTCGCGCTGACCGCCGAGGAGTGGGCCCCGCCGGGGCCCTGA
- a CDS encoding methyltransferase domain-containing protein, whose protein sequence is MASAQVTGTTAQRPHTDGGAGSRGRARDWAEIQERMLVPLYQAVYRRLEVGPATSLLGLGCRSGLALLLAAERGAQVAGLEPEEELRELAEGRHLRVAAAGGIDRSEQGVPRSAYSLVTVFEQLTYVRDPARLVVEAAGRTLQGGQVVLASWGPPERCESASVLEVARRRSGRAQTPDPFALSAPGVLELLCAGAGLRPAGSGRVSCPFAYPELDSAVRGMLATGLYEAAIEEWGPALVAKELEEALHPYVQPDASVRMANVFRYVVADQPR, encoded by the coding sequence ATGGCTTCAGCGCAGGTGACCGGTACGACCGCGCAGCGCCCGCACACGGACGGCGGGGCGGGGTCGCGCGGTCGGGCGCGCGACTGGGCGGAGATCCAGGAACGGATGCTGGTACCGCTCTACCAGGCCGTCTACCGGCGGCTGGAGGTGGGCCCGGCGACCAGTCTGCTGGGTCTCGGCTGCCGTTCGGGGCTGGCCCTGCTGCTGGCCGCGGAGCGCGGCGCCCAGGTGGCCGGCCTGGAACCCGAGGAGGAGTTGCGCGAGCTCGCCGAGGGGCGGCACCTGCGGGTGGCGGCCGCCGGCGGGATCGACCGGTCGGAGCAGGGCGTCCCCCGCTCGGCGTATTCGCTGGTCACCGTTTTCGAGCAGCTGACGTACGTCCGCGATCCGGCCCGGCTCGTGGTCGAGGCCGCGGGGCGGACCCTGCAGGGCGGACAGGTGGTGCTGGCGTCCTGGGGCCCTCCGGAGCGCTGCGAGAGCGCATCCGTCCTGGAGGTGGCTCGGCGCCGTAGCGGCCGCGCGCAGACCCCGGACCCGTTCGCGCTGAGTGCGCCGGGCGTCCTGGAGCTGCTGTGCGCCGGTGCGGGCCTGCGGCCGGCCGGCAGCGGCCGGGTCAGCTGCCCGTTCGCCTATCCGGAGCTCGACAGCGCGGTGCGCGGGATGCTCGCGACGGGCCTGTACGAAGCCGCGATCGAGGAGTGGGGGCCTGCGCTGGTCGCCAAGGAGCTGGAGGAGGCGCTCCACCCGTACGTGCAGCCGGACGCCTCGGTCCGGATGGCCAACGTGTTCCGCTACGTGGTGGCGGACCAGCCGCGCTGA
- the rpsP gene encoding 30S ribosomal protein S16, translated as MAVKIKLKRLGKIRSPHYRIVVADSRTKRDGRAIEEIGVYQPTYNPSKIEVDTDRAQYWLSVGAQPTEPVLAILKLTGDWQKFKGLPAPEPLKVAEPKVEDFSHLFAKAVAGFEDSTTGVAITPKAKKADKAEADAEATSTEA; from the coding sequence GTGGCAGTCAAGATCAAGCTGAAGCGACTCGGCAAGATTCGCTCCCCGCACTACCGCATCGTCGTCGCGGACTCCCGCACCAAGCGTGACGGCCGTGCGATCGAGGAGATCGGCGTCTACCAGCCGACCTACAACCCCTCGAAGATCGAGGTCGACACCGACCGCGCGCAGTACTGGCTGTCCGTCGGCGCCCAGCCGACCGAGCCGGTCCTCGCCATCCTCAAGCTGACCGGCGACTGGCAGAAGTTCAAGGGCCTGCCGGCTCCGGAGCCGCTGAAGGTCGCCGAGCCCAAGGTCGAGGACTTCTCGCACCTCTTCGCGAAGGCCGTCGCGGGCTTCGAGGACAGCACCACCGGTGTTGCCATCACCCCGAAGGCCAAGAAGGCGGACAAGGCCGAGGCTGACGCCGAGGCCACCTCCACCGAGGCCTGA
- a CDS encoding RNA-binding protein, whose product MIEEALDHLVKGIVEHPDEVQVRSRNLRRGNTIEVRVHPDDLGKVIGRGGRTARALRTVVGALGGRNVRVDLVDVDSIR is encoded by the coding sequence ATGATCGAGGAAGCCCTCGACCACCTGGTGAAGGGCATCGTCGAGCACCCCGACGAGGTGCAGGTGCGCTCGCGCAACCTGCGCCGGGGCAACACCATCGAGGTCCGGGTCCACCCCGACGACCTCGGCAAGGTGATCGGCCGCGGCGGCCGTACGGCGCGCGCTCTGCGCACCGTGGTCGGCGCACTCGGCGGCCGCAACGTCCGGGTCGACCTGGTCGACGTGGACAGCATCCGCTGA
- the rimM gene encoding ribosome maturation factor RimM (Essential for efficient processing of 16S rRNA), giving the protein MQLVVGKIGRAHGIRGDVSVEVRTDEPELRLGPGAVLLTDPAAVGPLTVESGRVHSGRLLLRFAGVKDRTDAEALRGTMLIAEIDPEETPDDPEEYYDHQLIGLDVVLTDGTLVGELSEIVHLPYQDLLTVTRPDGTEVLVPFVEQIVPTIDLENQRAVITPPPGLIEPLAEAAGSEAAESEVADPQAAGSEVSPEVGAESAGSEDGDGRGTGQENGA; this is encoded by the coding sequence GTGCAGCTCGTCGTCGGCAAGATCGGCCGCGCCCACGGCATCCGGGGCGATGTCAGCGTCGAGGTCCGCACCGACGAGCCGGAACTCCGGCTCGGCCCAGGTGCCGTCCTGCTCACCGACCCGGCGGCTGTCGGGCCGCTGACCGTCGAATCCGGTCGCGTGCACAGCGGTCGGCTGCTGCTCCGCTTCGCCGGGGTGAAGGACCGCACCGACGCCGAGGCGCTGCGCGGCACCATGCTGATCGCCGAGATCGACCCGGAGGAGACCCCGGACGACCCGGAGGAGTACTACGACCACCAGCTCATCGGGCTCGACGTCGTCCTCACGGACGGCACGCTGGTCGGCGAGCTCAGCGAGATCGTCCACCTCCCGTACCAGGACCTCCTCACGGTGACCCGCCCCGACGGCACCGAGGTGCTCGTGCCGTTCGTGGAGCAGATCGTGCCGACCATCGATCTGGAGAACCAGCGCGCGGTCATCACGCCCCCGCCCGGCCTCATCGAGCCTCTCGCGGAGGCGGCCGGCTCTGAGGCCGCTGAATCGGAGGTCGCTGACCCCCAGGCCGCTGGTTCCGAAGTCAGCCCCGAGGTCGGCGCCGAGTCTGCCGGCTCCGAGGACGGCGACGGTCGGGGAACGGGCCAGGAGAACGGCGCGTGA